One stretch of Streptomyces sp. R21 DNA includes these proteins:
- a CDS encoding amino acid transporter, which yields MATTTPARTSRLRAWMLEGLSEIGKAGRQQASQAEPEPEAGHAAPEHKGQRWWRVMCLTGVDYFSTLGYQPGIAALAAGLLSPVATIVLVIVTLAGALPVYRRVAEESPRGEGSIAMLERLLTFWKGKLFVLTLLGFAATDFLITITLSAADASTHLVENPHLTSTLHDKQMLITLVLVALLGAVFLKGFLEAIGVAVVLVGIYLGLNVVVVVVGLWHVMTQGHVVTDWTTGLTADHGNIFAMIGVSLLVFPKLALGLSGFETGVAVMPHVEGDPDDTEENPKGRIRGTKKLLTTAALIMSVFLIATSFITTLLIPEKEFESGGQANGRALAYLAHHYLGGAFGTVYDVSTIAILWFAGASAMAGLLNLMPRYLPRYGMAPHWARAVRPMVIVFTLVAFLVTWIFDADVDAQGGAYATGVLVLMSSAAIAVTIAARRAAQRGWTIGFAVVSAVLLYVTVVNVIERPDGVKIGACFIAGIILISLLSRLARAFELRVTHVDLDPMAERFVRDIASRRIRFIANEPGNRDKAEYREKIEQIRADNDVPAQEDFVFVEVTVLDASEFEADVTVRGEVLHGRYRVLTLESSSIPNALAALVLHVRDSTGCIPHIYFEWTEGNPFTNFLRFFLFGQGEVAPVTREVLREAEPDRSRRPRVHVG from the coding sequence ATGGCCACCACCACCCCCGCCCGCACGAGTCGCCTGCGTGCGTGGATGCTGGAGGGCCTGTCGGAGATCGGCAAGGCCGGCCGGCAGCAGGCCTCGCAGGCCGAACCGGAACCCGAGGCCGGGCACGCCGCTCCCGAGCACAAGGGCCAGCGCTGGTGGCGGGTCATGTGCCTGACCGGCGTCGACTACTTCTCCACCCTCGGCTACCAGCCCGGCATCGCCGCCCTGGCCGCCGGACTGCTGTCGCCGGTGGCCACCATCGTGCTCGTCATAGTCACCCTCGCGGGCGCGCTGCCCGTGTACCGGCGGGTGGCCGAGGAGAGCCCGCGCGGCGAGGGCTCGATCGCGATGCTGGAGCGGCTGCTGACGTTCTGGAAGGGCAAGCTGTTCGTCCTCACCCTGCTCGGCTTCGCCGCCACCGACTTCCTGATCACCATCACCCTGTCGGCGGCGGACGCCTCCACCCACCTGGTGGAGAACCCGCACCTGACCAGCACTCTGCACGACAAGCAGATGCTGATCACCCTCGTCCTCGTGGCCCTGCTGGGCGCGGTGTTCCTCAAGGGCTTCCTGGAGGCGATCGGGGTCGCGGTCGTCCTGGTCGGCATCTACCTGGGGCTGAACGTCGTGGTCGTGGTCGTGGGGCTGTGGCACGTCATGACGCAGGGCCATGTGGTCACCGACTGGACCACCGGCCTCACCGCCGACCACGGCAACATCTTCGCGATGATCGGCGTCTCGCTCCTCGTCTTCCCCAAGCTGGCGCTGGGCCTGTCCGGCTTCGAGACCGGCGTGGCCGTCATGCCGCACGTCGAGGGCGACCCCGACGACACCGAGGAGAACCCGAAGGGCCGTATCCGGGGCACCAAGAAGCTGCTGACGACCGCCGCCCTGATCATGAGCGTGTTCCTGATCGCCACCAGCTTCATCACCACCCTGCTCATCCCGGAGAAGGAGTTCGAGTCGGGCGGCCAGGCCAACGGCCGCGCACTCGCCTACCTCGCCCACCACTACCTCGGCGGCGCCTTCGGCACCGTCTACGACGTCTCGACGATCGCCATCCTGTGGTTCGCCGGCGCCTCCGCCATGGCCGGGCTGCTCAACCTGATGCCCCGCTACCTGCCCCGCTACGGCATGGCCCCGCACTGGGCACGCGCCGTGCGCCCCATGGTCATCGTCTTCACCCTCGTCGCGTTCCTGGTCACCTGGATCTTCGACGCCGACGTCGACGCGCAGGGCGGCGCCTACGCCACCGGTGTCCTCGTCCTGATGTCCTCCGCCGCGATCGCGGTGACCATCGCCGCGCGCCGGGCGGCCCAGCGGGGCTGGACGATCGGCTTCGCGGTCGTCTCGGCGGTCCTCCTCTACGTCACCGTCGTGAACGTCATCGAGCGCCCCGACGGTGTGAAGATCGGTGCCTGCTTCATCGCCGGCATCATCCTCATCTCGCTGCTGTCCCGGCTCGCCCGCGCCTTCGAGCTGCGCGTCACCCATGTCGATCTAGACCCCATGGCGGAACGTTTCGTCCGGGACATCGCCAGCCGCCGCATCCGGTTCATCGCCAACGAGCCCGGCAACCGGGACAAGGCCGAGTACCGCGAGAAGATCGAGCAGATCCGCGCCGACAACGACGTCCCGGCCCAGGAGGACTTCGTCTTCGTCGAGGTCACCGTCCTCGACGCCTCGGAGTTCGAGGCGGACGTGACCGTACGCGGCGAGGTCCTGCACGGCCGCTACCGCGTCCTGACGCTGGAGTCCTCCTCCATCCCCAACGCCCTGGCCGCGCTCGTCCTGCACGTCCGCGACAGCACCGGCTGCATCCCGCACATCTACTTCGAGTGGACCGAGGGCAACCCGTTCACCAACTTCCTCCGCTTCTTCCTCTTCGGCCAGGGCGAGGTCGCCCCCGTCACCCGGGAAGTCCTGCGCGAGGCGGAGCCGGACCGCTCACGGCGGCCCCGGGTGCACGTGGGCTGA
- a CDS encoding Na+/H+ antiporter, producing MRSVGTVLALVVLATLVATFARRWRIPAPSLLVVAGLAVALLPGTPQIEISPEIIGLVVLPPLLYASAEELSWRELRAVWKPVGVLSIGLVLASAAAVAAVATLVSPLSWQMAFVLGAVLASTDPVAVTALGRRLALPPKVQVLVQAESLFNDATSLVLFRVAASVAVASAAANWGAAGGEFVILAGGGTVIGAAVAGVVALIRRRTEDPVLETVIALVTPYAAYVLAEAAHTSGVTSVVVAGVVLGGRGDRLTNARIRLQLHAVYGTVVFLLESVVFSLIGLALPAQVRALSDGDRAWPLYALAVAATLIAVRLLWLAPLSAVVQRKGGIHRMNWRVPLVLTWAGTRGVVPLAAALSIPETLTQRPLVLVLTTSVVVTTLVVQGFTLASVVRRSGIALEPDHTEREEAAARCSLANAGLGRLEEMSELEAVPDVVLDRLRRGLQARLDHARDRLAESTGDSDDGAAPVESADLVYRQLRRDLIAVEAAELQRLYDDHTISDTTRRRLQRSLDLEDARLSDV from the coding sequence ATGCGCAGCGTAGGAACGGTCCTGGCTCTCGTCGTACTCGCCACCCTGGTGGCGACGTTCGCCCGCCGCTGGCGCATCCCCGCACCCTCCCTCCTCGTGGTCGCGGGCCTCGCCGTCGCCCTGTTGCCCGGCACCCCTCAGATCGAGATCAGCCCCGAGATCATCGGGCTCGTCGTGCTGCCTCCCCTCCTCTACGCGAGCGCCGAGGAACTGTCCTGGCGCGAGCTGCGCGCGGTGTGGAAGCCGGTCGGGGTGCTGTCGATCGGGCTGGTGCTGGCCTCGGCGGCGGCGGTCGCCGCGGTGGCCACGCTGGTCTCGCCGCTGTCGTGGCAGATGGCGTTCGTGCTGGGCGCGGTGCTCGCCAGCACCGACCCGGTGGCGGTCACCGCGCTCGGCCGACGCCTCGCGCTGCCGCCCAAGGTGCAGGTCCTGGTCCAGGCCGAGAGCCTCTTCAACGACGCGACCTCACTCGTCCTGTTCCGGGTGGCGGCGAGTGTCGCCGTCGCGTCCGCCGCCGCGAACTGGGGTGCCGCGGGCGGCGAGTTCGTGATCCTGGCGGGCGGCGGCACCGTCATCGGCGCCGCGGTCGCCGGGGTCGTCGCGCTCATCCGACGGCGCACCGAGGACCCGGTCCTGGAGACGGTGATCGCCCTCGTCACCCCGTACGCCGCCTACGTCCTGGCCGAGGCCGCCCACACCTCCGGCGTCACCTCCGTGGTCGTCGCCGGAGTCGTCCTCGGCGGGCGCGGCGACCGGCTCACCAACGCCCGCATCCGCCTCCAACTGCACGCCGTCTACGGCACGGTGGTGTTCCTGCTGGAGAGCGTGGTGTTCTCCCTCATCGGTCTCGCCCTGCCGGCCCAGGTCCGGGCGCTGTCCGACGGCGACCGCGCCTGGCCGCTGTACGCGCTCGCCGTGGCGGCCACCCTCATCGCCGTACGGCTGCTGTGGCTGGCCCCGCTGTCGGCGGTGGTCCAGCGCAAGGGCGGCATCCACCGCATGAACTGGCGGGTGCCGCTCGTCCTGACCTGGGCGGGCACCCGGGGCGTGGTCCCGCTGGCGGCCGCGCTGTCGATACCCGAGACCCTCACGCAACGCCCGCTGGTCCTGGTCCTCACCACCTCCGTCGTGGTCACCACCCTGGTCGTCCAGGGCTTCACGCTCGCGTCGGTCGTCCGCCGCTCCGGCATCGCCCTGGAGCCCGATCACACCGAGCGCGAGGAGGCCGCGGCCCGCTGCAGCCTGGCGAACGCGGGCCTCGGCCGCCTGGAGGAGATGTCCGAGCTGGAGGCCGTACCGGACGTCGTCCTCGACCGCCTGCGCCGCGGCCTCCAGGCCCGCCTCGACCACGCCCGCGACCGCCTCGCCGAGAGCACCGGCGACAGCGACGACGGCGCGGCCCCCGTCGAGTCCGCCGACCTCGTCTACCGCCAGCTCCGCCGCGACCTCATCGCCGTGGAGGCCGCCGAACTCCAGCGCCTCTACGACGACCACACCATCAGCGACACCACCCGCCGACGCCTCCAGCGCTCGCTGGACCTGGAGGACGCGCGCCTGTCGGACGTATGA
- a CDS encoding ATP-binding protein, whose amino-acid sequence MNDVRPGRLKVYLGAAPGVGKTYRMLDEGRRRAARGADVVVGFVECHGRPHTEAMLDGLEVVERVPCAYRGGDFTEMDLAAVLARRPQVAIVDEFAHSNVPGGGRNPKRWQDIERLLAAGVDVITALNIQHLESLNDVVEKITKVPQRETVPDEVVRRADQIELVDMPPEGLRRRMAHGNVYAPEKIDAALANYFRPGNLTALRQLALLWVADRVDEALQSYRSDHGIDGVWETRERVVVALTGGPEGDTLIRRAARIADRSAGGDLLAVHVTRSDGLAAGASHASLARQRRLIDNLGGSYHSVIGDDVPTALVEFARAENATQLVLGTSRRSRVERFLGGRGTGDTAVALSGDIDVHMVTHERAGRGTLLPSRRRTLPTTRLVAGPVAGFVLPVLLTFLLDGARGTLNLTSEALLYLLTVVGVACIGGVASAVIASVTASLQLNYWFIPPIGQFTLGDTNSMLALVVFAIVAATVAAVVDRSLRLSRRSARATAEAETMSSLAGTIVRGGATLPALVERTRETFGMESAELVTSVPDAGGGGTGGGGSVTGGGAVRGLGGASGAEHPAGAGATRASGGAGVTGSSAGAGLFERPVGANLPGAPAGGGADGPVTVVPAGPGSFLVLRGRVLPSSERRVLAAFGAHVGAAVERARLAEAAAEVEPVKAADRMRTALLRAVGHDLRTPLAAGWAAVTSLRSRDVEFSAEDRDELLATADESMARLSRLVENLLDLSRLQAGALTLDLRATTLEEVLPAALADTPEVEVRNLEETPAVLADPPLLERVIANLVGNAARHSPAGQRVLLTSSAHAGRVELRVVDRGPGLPPGDRDRLFEPFQRLGDTDNTTGLGLGLALSRGLAEAMDGTLTPEDTPGGGLTMVLSLPCAPRSALA is encoded by the coding sequence ATGAACGACGTACGGCCTGGACGGCTGAAGGTCTACCTCGGGGCCGCGCCGGGGGTCGGGAAGACCTACCGGATGCTCGACGAGGGACGGCGCAGGGCGGCGCGCGGCGCCGATGTGGTGGTCGGGTTCGTGGAGTGCCACGGCCGGCCGCACACCGAGGCGATGCTCGACGGCCTGGAGGTCGTCGAGCGGGTGCCGTGCGCCTACCGCGGCGGCGACTTCACGGAGATGGACCTCGCGGCGGTGCTCGCGCGGCGCCCGCAGGTCGCGATCGTCGACGAGTTCGCGCACAGCAATGTGCCCGGCGGGGGCCGCAACCCGAAGCGCTGGCAGGACATCGAGCGGCTGCTCGCCGCCGGTGTCGACGTCATCACCGCGCTCAACATCCAGCACCTGGAGTCCCTCAACGACGTCGTCGAGAAGATCACCAAGGTGCCGCAGCGCGAAACGGTGCCCGATGAGGTCGTACGGCGGGCCGATCAGATCGAACTCGTCGACATGCCTCCCGAAGGGCTGCGGCGCCGTATGGCGCACGGGAACGTGTACGCGCCCGAGAAGATCGACGCGGCCCTCGCCAACTACTTCCGGCCCGGCAACCTGACCGCGTTGCGCCAGCTCGCCCTGCTGTGGGTGGCGGACCGGGTCGACGAGGCGCTCCAGTCGTATCGCAGCGACCACGGCATCGACGGGGTGTGGGAGACCCGGGAGCGGGTGGTCGTCGCCCTGACCGGCGGCCCGGAGGGTGACACGCTGATCCGCCGGGCGGCCCGTATCGCCGACAGGTCCGCCGGGGGCGACCTGCTCGCCGTGCACGTCACCCGCAGCGACGGGCTCGCCGCCGGTGCCTCGCACGCCTCCCTGGCCCGGCAGCGGCGGCTCATCGACAACCTCGGCGGCAGCTACCACTCGGTGATCGGCGACGACGTGCCCACAGCGCTGGTGGAGTTCGCCCGCGCCGAGAACGCCACCCAGTTGGTGCTGGGCACCAGCCGCCGCAGCCGCGTCGAACGGTTCCTCGGCGGGCGCGGCACCGGCGATACGGCGGTCGCCCTCTCCGGGGACATCGACGTCCACATGGTCACGCACGAGCGCGCCGGGCGCGGGACGCTCCTGCCCTCGCGCCGCCGCACGCTGCCGACCACGCGGCTGGTCGCGGGCCCGGTCGCCGGGTTCGTGCTGCCGGTGCTGCTGACCTTCCTGCTGGACGGTGCGCGCGGCACGCTCAACCTCACCAGCGAGGCGCTGCTGTATCTGCTGACCGTGGTGGGCGTGGCCTGCATCGGCGGGGTCGCGTCCGCGGTGATCGCCTCCGTCACGGCGTCGCTGCAGCTCAACTACTGGTTCATCCCGCCCATCGGGCAGTTCACGCTCGGCGACACCAACAGCATGCTGGCGCTGGTCGTGTTCGCGATCGTCGCCGCCACGGTCGCGGCCGTCGTGGACCGCTCGCTACGGCTGTCGAGGCGCTCTGCCCGCGCCACCGCCGAGGCGGAGACCATGTCGTCGCTGGCGGGCACCATCGTGCGGGGCGGCGCGACGCTCCCCGCGCTGGTGGAACGCACGCGCGAGACGTTCGGCATGGAGTCGGCGGAGCTGGTGACGAGCGTCCCGGATGCGGGAGGCGGCGGCACCGGCGGCGGGGGAAGCGTCACGGGCGGGGGTGCGGTGAGGGGGCTCGGCGGCGCGAGCGGTGCGGAACACCCCGCGGGTGCGGGTGCCACGAGAGCCTCTGGCGGTGCGGGTGTCACCGGGTCCTCCGCCGGTGCGGGCTTGTTCGAACGCCCGGTCGGCGCGAACCTGCCCGGAGCCCCCGCCGGTGGCGGCGCCGACGGCCCCGTGACCGTCGTACCCGCCGGACCCGGCTCCTTCCTCGTCCTGCGCGGCCGTGTCCTGCCCTCCTCCGAGCGCCGCGTCCTCGCCGCCTTCGGCGCGCATGTCGGGGCCGCCGTCGAGCGGGCGCGGCTCGCGGAGGCCGCCGCCGAGGTCGAACCGGTCAAGGCCGCCGACCGCATGCGTACGGCGCTGCTGCGGGCGGTCGGCCACGACCTGCGGACGCCGCTGGCCGCCGGGTGGGCCGCCGTGACCTCACTGCGCAGCCGGGACGTGGAGTTCTCCGCCGAGGACCGGGACGAACTCCTCGCCACCGCCGACGAGTCGATGGCGAGACTGAGCCGTCTCGTGGAGAACCTGCTCGACCTCAGCCGCCTCCAGGCGGGCGCCCTCACCCTCGACCTGCGTGCCACCACCCTGGAGGAGGTCCTCCCGGCGGCGCTCGCGGACACCCCCGAGGTCGAGGTGCGCAACCTGGAGGAGACCCCTGCCGTCCTCGCGGACCCGCCCCTGCTGGAGCGCGTCATCGCCAACCTCGTCGGCAACGCCGCCCGGCACAGCCCCGCCGGGCAGCGGGTGCTGCTCACCTCCAGCGCACACGCGGGCCGCGTCGAACTCCGTGTGGTGGACCGGGGGCCGGGCCTGCCGCCCGGCGACCGCGACCGCCTCTTCGAGCCGTTCCAGCGCCTCGGCGACACGGACAACACGACGGGGCTGGGGTTGGGACTGGCCCTGTCGCGGGGCCTGGCGGAGGCGATGGACGGGACGTTGACGCCGGAGGACACGCCTGGCGGAGGTCTGACGATGGTGCTGTCGCTGCCGTGTGCCCCGCGGTCAGCCCTGGCGTGA
- a CDS encoding APC family permease: protein MSVLTAEPGATPADEEPPDSGERHRLTALTGLAALSLDAMASVAYGPEAIVLVLAAAGAHGLGFTLPVTLCIAGLLAVLVASYRQVIAAFPDGGGSYAVAKAHLGARTSLVAAASLVLDYVLNVAVAVTAGVAALTSAFPGLYGERLWLCLAVLVLITAVNLRGIVESARVFIVPTAVFVVSILVLIVVGLFRSAPVSTVDGASLVADNATSVGALLLLKAFASGCSALTGVEAIANAVPSFRVPRVRGAQRAEVALGAVLGVMLIGLAVLISRFHLRPVGGVTVLAQLADASLGHNWAFYVIQFATTILLALSANTSFGGLPVLLKLLARDNYLPHVFALKADRQVHRHGVLALALVSAALLVFSGGDTNTLVPLFAVGVFVGFTIAQVGMVRHWRQERARGWRGKAVLNGFGAVLTGVSAVVVTASKFEEGAWLLVIALPLLVAGFTAVHREYTRIGERLGLGRIPEPPHRDRSVVIVPVSNLSRLTCEALNAAGSLGDEVRAVTVCYPDAEDRAQAGALARDWALWNPGVPLVPLTSERRTLGRPIAAYVRETAAEPGTRVTVLIPEVEPERLWQRLLQNQRGAVVAHAVRRDTDAVICRLRLRMGSVKSG, encoded by the coding sequence ATGTCCGTCCTGACCGCCGAACCCGGTGCCACCCCCGCCGACGAGGAACCCCCGGATTCCGGCGAACGCCACCGGCTCACCGCCCTCACCGGTCTGGCCGCGCTCTCCTTGGACGCGATGGCGTCGGTGGCGTACGGCCCCGAGGCGATCGTCCTCGTGCTGGCCGCCGCGGGCGCGCACGGCCTCGGCTTCACGCTGCCCGTCACGCTCTGCATCGCCGGACTGCTCGCGGTCCTGGTCGCCTCCTACCGGCAGGTGATCGCCGCGTTCCCGGACGGCGGCGGCTCGTACGCGGTCGCCAAGGCCCACCTGGGAGCGCGCACCAGCCTGGTCGCGGCCGCCTCGCTCGTCCTGGACTACGTCCTCAACGTCGCCGTCGCCGTGACCGCCGGGGTGGCCGCCCTGACCTCGGCGTTCCCCGGCCTGTACGGCGAGCGGCTGTGGCTGTGCCTGGCCGTGCTGGTGCTGATCACGGCGGTGAACCTGCGGGGCATCGTGGAGTCGGCGCGGGTGTTCATCGTGCCGACGGCCGTGTTCGTCGTGTCGATCCTGGTTCTGATCGTGGTGGGGCTGTTCCGGTCCGCGCCGGTGAGCACGGTGGACGGTGCCTCGCTGGTCGCCGACAACGCCACCAGCGTCGGCGCCCTGCTCCTGCTGAAAGCTTTCGCCTCCGGCTGTTCGGCGCTCACCGGCGTCGAGGCCATCGCCAACGCCGTCCCCTCCTTCCGCGTCCCGCGCGTGAGGGGCGCCCAGCGCGCGGAGGTCGCCCTCGGCGCCGTACTCGGTGTGATGCTGATAGGCCTGGCGGTGCTCATCTCCCGCTTCCACCTGCGGCCCGTCGGCGGTGTCACCGTCCTCGCCCAGCTCGCGGACGCCTCGCTCGGCCACAACTGGGCTTTCTACGTCATCCAGTTCGCCACGACGATCCTGCTGGCCCTCTCCGCCAACACCTCCTTCGGCGGGCTTCCGGTACTGCTGAAGCTGCTCGCCCGCGACAACTACCTCCCGCACGTCTTCGCGCTCAAGGCCGACCGTCAGGTGCACCGGCACGGCGTACTCGCGCTGGCGCTCGTGTCGGCGGCGCTGCTCGTCTTCTCCGGCGGCGACACCAACACCCTCGTGCCGCTGTTCGCCGTCGGCGTCTTCGTCGGCTTCACGATCGCGCAGGTCGGCATGGTCCGGCACTGGCGGCAGGAACGGGCCCGGGGGTGGCGCGGCAAGGCGGTCCTGAACGGCTTCGGGGCCGTGCTCACCGGTGTCTCGGCGGTGGTCGTGACCGCGAGCAAGTTCGAGGAGGGCGCCTGGCTGCTCGTGATCGCCCTGCCGCTGCTGGTCGCGGGCTTCACGGCCGTGCACCGGGAGTACACCCGCATCGGCGAACGGCTCGGCCTCGGCCGTATCCCGGAGCCCCCGCACCGCGACCGCTCCGTCGTGATCGTCCCCGTGTCCAACCTCTCCCGGCTGACCTGTGAGGCGCTGAACGCCGCCGGCTCGCTCGGCGACGAGGTGCGTGCGGTCACCGTCTGCTACCCGGACGCCGAGGACCGCGCCCAGGCGGGCGCCCTGGCCCGCGACTGGGCGCTGTGGAACCCGGGCGTCCCGTTGGTCCCGCTGACCTCCGAGCGCCGCACGCTCGGCCGTCCGATCGCCGCGTACGTCCGCGAGACGGCCGCCGAGCCCGGCACCCGGGTCACCGTCCTGATTCCCGAGGTCGAACCGGAGCGGCTGTGGCAGCGGCTGCTGCAGAACCAGCGCGGCGCGGTCGTCGCGCACGCGGTGCGGCGGGACACCGACGCGGTGATCTGCAGGCTTCGGCTGCGTATGGGTTCCGTCAAGAGCGGCTGA
- a CDS encoding APC family permease, whose protein sequence is MTGIVKRLVIGRAMRSEELHETLLPKRIALPIFASDPLSSVAYATQEILLVLSLGGLAYLHFTPWIAATVVFLLTIVVLSYRQVVGAYPSGGGSYEVVSTNLGPSAGLVVAASLLVDYVMTVAVSVASGVDNIISAAPELADYRVLMAVVFVAILTAINLRGVRESGRAFATPTYLFVGGVLIMIATGLFRYLVGDAPVAESAKYGITAHPGDSNLAGLALVMLVLRAFSQGCTALTGVEAISNGVPAFRKPKSKNAATTMSVMGIIAITMFVGVTALALISKVHITEDACRLTGLDGNCENYTQRTVIAQIAAAVFGGEHSFGFYFIQAATALILVLAANTAFNGFPLLASILAQHRYLPRQLHNRGDRLAFSNGIVALAVVAALLLWGFHANVTQLIHLYILGVFTSFTLSQTGMVRHWNQELRAETDPVLRRRHQVARVINGTGAVVTGLVLLVVLATKFTQGAWLAVLAATVLWVMMRGIRRHYDATSAELAVTDPHAELVLPSRVLGIVLVSTIHKPTLRALSYARAFRPDHLEALTVSIDRDEAAELRDRWEEYGIEVPLKIIDSPYREVTRPVVEYVRSIRRESPRDIVAVFIPEYVVGHWWENLLHNQSALWLKSRLLFTPGVMVTSVPWQLTSSARADRPAARAPGAVRRGEPKNHRPAEPRSTGSRQG, encoded by the coding sequence ATGACGGGGATTGTGAAGCGCTTGGTCATCGGCCGGGCCATGCGCAGCGAAGAGCTCCACGAGACGCTGCTGCCCAAGCGGATCGCCCTGCCGATCTTCGCGTCCGACCCGCTGTCGTCGGTGGCGTACGCGACGCAGGAGATCCTGCTGGTGCTGTCCCTGGGCGGGCTGGCCTACCTGCACTTCACGCCGTGGATCGCGGCAACCGTCGTATTCCTGCTGACCATCGTGGTGCTCTCCTACCGGCAGGTGGTCGGCGCATACCCGAGCGGCGGCGGCTCCTACGAGGTGGTGTCCACGAACCTCGGGCCGTCCGCCGGCCTGGTCGTGGCCGCGTCGCTCCTTGTCGACTACGTGATGACGGTGGCCGTCTCCGTCGCCTCCGGCGTCGACAACATCATCTCGGCGGCGCCCGAACTCGCCGACTACCGCGTGCTGATGGCGGTCGTCTTCGTCGCGATCCTGACCGCCATCAACCTGCGCGGCGTCCGTGAGTCGGGCCGCGCCTTCGCCACGCCCACGTACCTCTTCGTCGGCGGCGTACTGATCATGATCGCGACGGGGCTCTTCCGCTATCTCGTCGGGGACGCGCCGGTCGCCGAGTCCGCGAAGTACGGCATCACCGCGCACCCCGGGGACTCGAACCTGGCCGGGCTCGCCCTGGTGATGCTGGTGCTGCGCGCCTTCTCGCAGGGCTGTACGGCGCTGACCGGCGTGGAGGCGATCTCCAACGGCGTGCCCGCCTTTCGCAAGCCCAAGTCGAAGAACGCAGCAACCACGATGAGCGTCATGGGCATCATCGCCATCACCATGTTCGTCGGCGTGACGGCGCTCGCGCTCATCTCCAAGGTGCACATCACCGAGGACGCCTGCCGACTGACCGGCCTCGACGGCAACTGCGAGAACTACACACAGCGCACCGTCATCGCGCAGATCGCGGCCGCCGTCTTCGGCGGCGAGCACAGCTTCGGCTTCTACTTCATCCAGGCCGCGACCGCCCTCATCCTCGTCCTGGCCGCGAACACCGCCTTCAACGGCTTCCCGCTGCTCGCCTCGATCCTGGCCCAACACCGCTATCTGCCACGCCAGTTGCACAACCGTGGCGACCGGCTGGCGTTCTCCAACGGCATCGTGGCCCTGGCCGTGGTCGCCGCGCTGCTGCTGTGGGGCTTCCACGCCAACGTCACCCAGCTCATCCACCTCTACATCCTGGGCGTCTTCACCTCCTTCACCCTGTCCCAGACGGGCATGGTGCGGCACTGGAACCAGGAGCTGCGCGCCGAGACCGACCCGGTGCTGCGCCGCCGCCACCAGGTGGCCCGTGTCATCAACGGCACCGGCGCCGTCGTCACCGGCCTCGTCCTGCTGGTCGTCCTGGCCACCAAGTTCACCCAGGGCGCGTGGCTCGCCGTACTCGCGGCGACCGTGCTGTGGGTGATGATGCGCGGCATCCGGCGCCACTACGACGCCACCTCCGCCGAGCTCGCCGTCACCGATCCGCACGCCGAACTCGTCCTGCCCAGCCGGGTGTTGGGCATCGTCCTGGTCTCCACGATCCACAAACCCACCCTGCGCGCCCTCTCCTACGCGCGCGCCTTCCGCCCCGACCATCTGGAGGCGCTCACGGTCTCGATCGACCGCGACGAGGCGGCCGAGCTGCGCGACCGCTGGGAGGAGTACGGCATCGAGGTTCCCCTGAAGATCATCGACTCGCCGTACCGCGAGGTGACCCGCCCGGTCGTCGAGTACGTGCGCTCCATCCGCCGCGAGAGTCCCCGCGACATCGTCGCCGTCTTCATCCCCGAGTACGTCGTCGGCCACTGGTGGGAGAACCTGCTGCACAACCAGTCGGCGCTGTGGCTCAAGAGCCGCCTGCTCTTCACCCCGGGCGTCATGGTCACCAGCGTCCCCTGGCAGCTCACCTCCTCGGCCCGCGCGGACCGGCCCGCGGCCCGGGCACCGGGGGCGGTGCGGCGCGGCGAGCCGAAGAACCACCGGCCGGCCGAGCCGCGGTCCACCGGGTCACGCCAGGGCTGA